A stretch of the Hypomesus transpacificus isolate Combined female chromosome 12, fHypTra1, whole genome shotgun sequence genome encodes the following:
- the si:ch211-246m6.5 gene encoding LOW QUALITY PROTEIN: von Willebrand factor D and EGF domain-containing protein (The sequence of the model RefSeq protein was modified relative to this genomic sequence to represent the inferred CDS: deleted 2 bases in 2 codons), whose translation MDHAADLICFSFSGYLRFVILCLLHFKTFGQFGAPECYAGGHRTLRNPYRSIDFDSSELQNTAIQELICDHSLAPGWYRFSINNKPAEMPTSCVEMNRCGTQAPVWLSLNDSSLPRPGQVTQLSACATWQFFQGSTKDCCLFRIPVSVRNCGDFLLYYLQPTQGCMGYCATVISEFTPKFCPSGEVEVNGRCKANLLPLSSKPVISPELVGNSVHLRCSFSGVTSSPPVGYLVVWARHIGPNMKAEIRQDSTLQTFSLVEMDGLHFRLGETFSCSVSTFRGNYTHTRSVAKESEGFYAGIKFSPDVLHIAEDSKEHQLTIHSTVPIPCHGPQPSHYCGVPLTLTVHEPDSLSVEAPNMVLSTCQVTLQSSPCGDDGCGHASLLLTAVSDFTRDGNRASLLSIHPGPTAPRLWRGYSPDPLKVIVQDVPTANCYSLTDPHIITLDGRRYENHQTGTFVLYRSLTRDFEVQVRQWDCGSRHYAVACNCGVVARDGDQVVTFDMCNGQLQETRPRLSLKNLGPGRESRIQILESNQGRKVTLIFPSGAFVRADVSDWGMSLSIRAPSVDYGSTRGLCGTFDRNGRNDFHGRDGSTYGSDDHGRFIEDWRIAPGESLFDTTPPSQVSPKKRRPFCQCQRGYSVSLHATETADRFFPPQTECLSHDNVDYTSVFPSVDTTSEHTESSEETIMDLSSALQSPALPVENWPSRIHRGFEEPRGDSELDRMFREDFLVAVDRPKRQAMYEFQPIFTTQSLSQTDLESLAYFFPDDHLSGPRPAVQPAWPTPSGLTSVKALELCQLALANSTVGTVCQSVLGRRLDEAVHLCILDLQLKDDLAWEEALLPYLENECERRLMENRTLRALQLAPGPLGASGEVVTALRCPNFCNNNGDCTEWGCQCYSGHSFYDCSLAISQPVELTDLENGGLCDIRAFDCRTVRVFGLGFIDSPDLGCFATRLTYVNGEWVSGEKQRSRATFLSSKTIDCTVPSLSSVEDHTLEFMMGDKPYARWEIKVTNDGSHYTQPKVLTIYDGVCQVCEAARSGLCKLKERTCNIDGMCFSEGDSNPTSPCLLCNPATSKFTWSLNQALKPVIPSTETPAPLTVNKRPNSSPDPHPPPGMPTLRPRHPQSSTAAGKAQAGPPPPGRGRGIGSGLGLAPNVTASCATRPCFPGVQCIDRRPPYVGYVCSRCPPGLHGNGRTCTKTPQTTGPKLSQPLVPGKSSRSQHNRSQVFQVHLPVMPSRHGVKRQFMPVSRPYQNPARPATSPPQRPVTARKEVTLPSRHTPGSSVNALRLTTGTRHGAHPRMDAKVARDGTSMTSFKVTPREAGGGMPSANFAKDTESSRQTAQQSLNTVKPTLTRPWTPPKAVAPLTAALTAFSYSLSEAEFSADGDLTGPDSDPPDPPQPQPALTLTTPARQVTLPGHHTSALHRVSPPFPRPRNSVTERWPLSCANLPCFPGVQCETTKDGRFRCGRCPLGYTGDGQACRAVCRHACGRNMECAAPNTCRCKAGYTGLNCQTAICQPVCENAGRCVAPGVCECERGYHGETCQEALCSLPCEHGGTCVGPHTCSCPYGFVGPRCETMVCNRHCHNGGECVSPDECTCLHGWTGPSCESALCSPLCLNGATCVRPDTCTCPHGFYGAQCQNAVCSPPCTNGGLCMRNNVCSCPEGYTGGRCEKSVCEPLCVSGGRCVGPNVCDCPSGWSGQRCEKPMCLQRCLNGGECVGPNTCHCSQGWHGMLCQIPLCEQKCLYGSRCIQPSVCACRKGYSGPLCARKLPIPRG comes from the exons ATGGACCACGCAGCTGATTTAATTTGTTTCTCGTTTTCCGGATACTTGCGCTTTGTTATTCTATGTTTGTTGCACTTCAAGACGTTCGGCCAGTTTG GAGCTCCGGAGTGTTACGCGGGGGGCCATCGCACCTTAAGGAACCCGTACCGTAGCATTGACTTTGACTCCAGTGAGCTCCAGAACACGGCTATCCAGGAGCTCATCTGCGACCACTCGCTGGCCCCAGGCTGGTACCGCTTCAGCATCAACAACAAGCCAGCAGAGATGCCCACCAGCTGTGTGGAG ATGAACAGGTGTGGGACTCAGGCGCCAGTGTGGCTGTCTCTGAATGACAGCTCCCTGCCTCGACCTGGCCAGGTCACCCAGCTCTCAGCCTGCGCCACCTGGCAGTTCTTCCAGGGCAGCACCAAGGACTGCTGCCTCTTCCGCATCCCTGTCTCGGTACGCAACTGTGGGGACTTCCTGCTCTACTACCTGCAGCCCACCCAGGGATGCATGGGCTACTGTGCTACAG TCATTTCAGAATTTACTCCTAAATTCTGCCCGTCTGGTGAGGTGGAAGTTAACGGTCGATGCAAAG CCAACCTCCTACCACTCTCCTCCAAGCCTGTGATCAGCCCTGAGCTGGTGGGCAACAGCGTCCACCTGAGATGCTCCTTCAGTGGGGTGACCTCCAGCCCACCAGTGGGCTACCTGGTGGTGTGGGCAAGGCACATCGGCCCTAATATGAAAGCTGAGATCAGGCAGGATTCCACCCTGCAGACGTTCTCTCTGGTGGAGATGGATGGGCTTCACTTCAGACTGGGGGAAACG TTTTCTTGCAGTGTTTCTACGTTCCGGGGcaactacacccacacacgatcTGTGGCAAAGGAGAGTGAGGGTTTCTATGCTGGAATCAAG TTCTCTCCAGATGTCCTCCACATTGCAGAGGACAGTAAGGAGCACCAGCTGACCATCCACAGCACCGTTCCCATACCCTGTCATGGCCCCCAGCCCAGCCACTACTGTGGAGTCCCCCTTACTCTGACTGTCCACGAGCCAG ACAGTCTGAGCGTGGAAGCCCCCAACATGGTCCTGTCCACCTGTCAGGTGACACTGCAGTCCTCGCCGTGCGGGGATGACGGCTGCGGCCATGCCAGCCTCCTGCTCACCGCCGTCTCCGACTTCACCCGTGACGGCAACCGGGCCAGCCTCCTCAGCATCCACCCAGGCCCCACTGCCCCACGCCTCTGGAGGGGCTACAGCCCTGATCCCCTTAAG gtCATAGTTCAGGACGTTCCTACTGCCAACTGCTACTCCCTCACCGATCCCCACATCATCACCTTAGATGGGAG GCGCTATGAGAACCATCAGACGGGCACATTCGTGCTGTACCGCAGCCTGACCAGAGACTTTGAGGTCCAGGTTCGCCAGTGGGACTGCGGGAGCCGCCACTACGCTGTGGCCTGCAACTGTGGCGTGGTGGCTCGGGATGGAGACCAGGTGGTCACGTTCGATATGTGCAACGGGCAGCTGCAGGAAACCAGGCCCCGCCTCTCTCTTAAGAACCTGGGCCCCGGCCGGGAGAGTCGCATCCAGATTCTGGAGTCCAACCAAGGCAGGAAAGTCACT TTGATCTTTCCCTCCGGGGCCTTTGTTAGGGCCGACGTCAGCGATTGGGGAATGAGCTTGTCAATCAGGGCGCCCAGCGTGGACTACGGCAGTACACGCGGCCTTTGTGGGACGTTCGACAGGAACGGACGCAATGACTTCCACGGGCGGGATGGAAGCACCTATGGCAGCGACGACCACGGACGCTTCATTGAAGACTGGAG GATTGCCCCTGGAGAGAGCTTATTTGACACCACGCCACCATCTCAAGTGTCCCCGAAGAAGAGAAGGCCTTTCTGCCAGTGTCAGCGGGGATACAGCGTGTCTCTCCATGCCACGGAAACTGCAGACAGGTTTTTTCCTCCGCAGACCGAGTGTCTCTCTCATGACAACGTGGATTATACCTCTGTGTTCCCATCAGTGGACACCACGTCCGAGCACACCGAGAGTTCCGAAGAAACCATCATGGATCTGTCGTCAGCCTTACAGAGCCCAGCTCTGCCTGTGGAGAATTGGCCCTCTAGGATCCACAGGGGCTTTGAAGAGCCCAGAGGTGATAGCGAGCTGGATCGAATGTTCAGGGAAGACTTTCTAGTAGCGGTAGATAGGCCTAAGAGACAGGCCATGTACGAGTTCCAGCCCATCTTCACAACCCAGAGCCTGAGTCAGACAGACCTGGAGAGCCTTGCTTACTTCTTCCCCGACGACCACTTGTCGGGCCCACGGCCAGCGGTCCAGCCTGCTTGGCCCACGCCCAGCGGCCTGACCTCGGTGAAGGCTCTGGAGCTCTGCCAGCTTGCGCTGGCCAACTCCACGGTGGGCACGGTGTGCCAGAGTGTGCTGGGCAGGCGTCTGGACGAGGCGGTGCACCTGTGCATCCTGGACCTGCAGCTGAAAGATGACCTGGCCTGGGAGGAGGCCCTGCTGCCTTACCTGGAGAACGAGTGCGAGAGGAGGCTGATGGAGAACAGGACGCTGCGCGCCCTGCAGCTGGCTCCAGGGCCCCTGGGGGCGTCCGGGGAGGTGGTCACTGCTTTGCGCTGTCCCAACTTTTGCAACAACAATGGCGACTGCACAGAGTGGGGCTGCCAGTGCTACTCTGGACACAGCTTTTATGACTGTAGTCTCGCTATCA GTCAGCCCGTTGAACTGACCGACCTGGAGAACGGCGGCCTCTGTGACATCCGGGCGTTTGACTGCCGCACCGTCCGCGTCTTCGGCCTGGGATTCATCGACTCACCCGACCTCGGGTGCTTCGCCACGCGACTGACG TATGTAAATGGAGAGTGGGTTtctggagagaagcagagaagccGGGCCACCTTCCTGAGCTCCAAAACCATCGACTGCACCGTG CCCTCCCTGAGCAGCGTAGAGGACCACACCCTCGAGTTCATGATGGGCGAC AAACCCTACGCGCGCTGGGAGATTAAG GTGACCAATGACGGGTCCCACTACACTCAGCCCAAGGTGCTGACAATCTACGATGGCGTGTGCCAAGTGTGTGAGGCAGCTCGCTCTGGACTCTGTAAGTTAAAG gagaggacctgCAATATAGATGGGATGTGTTTTTCCGAAGGAGACTCCAATCCCACAAGCCCATGCCTCCTCTGTAATCCTGCTACGTCAAAATTCACATGGTCTTTGAATCAAG CTCTGAAGCCAGTCATCCCCAGCACTGAAACCCCTGCCCCTTTAACTGTCAACAAGAGGCCCAACAGCAGCCCCgaccctcatcctccacccgGGATGCCCACGCTCAGGCCCAGGCACCCACAGAGCAGCACAGCGGCTGGGAAGGCCCAGGCTGGACCTCCCCCTCCTGGTCGTGGACGTGGCATCG GTTCTGGGTTGGGCCTGGCGCCTAACGTGACAGCCTCCTGTGCCACAAGGCCTTGTTTCCCAGGAGTCCAATGCATCGATCGTCGTCCTCCATACGTCGGTTATGTCTGCAGCCGCTGCCCTCCAGGTCTCCACGGCAACGGGCGAACATGCACAaaaacacctcaaacaa CTGGCCCCAAGCTGTCTCAGCCACTGGTCCCAGGCAAGAGCAGTCGATCCCAGCACAACCGCAGTCAAGTCTTCCAGGTACACCTGCCTGTGATGCCCTCCAGGCATGGAGTCAAACGTCAATTCATGCCTGTCTCACGGCCCTATCAGAACCCAGCACGCCcagccacctcccccccccaaagacCTGTGACGGCGAGAAAAGAGGTCACCCTGCCATCTAGACACACACCTGGTTCATCCGTCAATGCCCTCCGCCTCACCACGGGAACCCGTCACGGTGCCCACCCCAGGATGGATGCCAAAGTGGCACGTGATGGTACCAGCATGACTTCCTTCAAGGTGACCCCCAGAGAGGCTGGCGGAGGCATGCCGAGCGCCAACTTCGCCAAGGATACGGAGAGCAGCCGGCAGACAGCCCAGCAGAGCCTCAACACGGTGAAGCCCACCTTGACCAGGCCCTGGACCCCCCCTAAAGCAGTGGCCCCACTGACTGCGGCCCTCACCGCCttctcctactccctctccgAGGCCGAGTTCTCCGCTGATGGAGATCTAACAGGGCCGGACTCCGACCCTCCAGAcccgccccagccccagccggcCCTGACCCTCACCACCCCGGCCAGGCAGGTAACTCTCCCAGGCCACCACACCTCAGCCTTGCACCGGGTCTCACCTCCATTCCCCAGGCCCAGGAACAGTGTGACAGAAAGGTGGCCGCTCTCCTGCGCTAACCTACCCTGCTTCCCCGGGGTCCAGTGCGAGACCACCAAAGATGGGCGTTTCCGCTGCGGAAGATGTCCCCTTGGTTACACCGGAGACGGACAAGCATGCAGAG CTGTGTGCAGGCATGCGTGTGGCAGGAACATGGAGTGCGCGGCTCCCAACACATGCCGCTGTAAAGCAGGCTACACCGGCCTCAACTGTCAGACAG CGATCTGCCAGCCCGTGTGCGAGAACGCGGGCCGGTGCGTCGCCcccggtgtgtgtgagtgcgagaGAGGCTATCACGGGGAGACTTGCCAGGAAG CTTTGTGTTCTCTGCCTTGTGAACACGGTGGTACCTGTGTGGGGCCACACACCTGCTCGTGCCCATACGGCTTCGTTGGACCAAGATGTGAAACCA tgGTGTGTAACCGACACTGTCACAacggaggtgagtgtgtgtccccgGACGAGTGCACTTGCCTGCATGGATGGACTGGACCCTCTTGTGAATCAG CTCTGTGTTCCCCCCTGTGTCTGAACGGAGCAACATGTGTCCGCCCGGACACCTGCACTTGTCCGCACGGCTTCTACGGGGCCCAGTGTCAAAACG CTGTGTGCAGCCCGCCCTGCACCAATGGGGGCCTCTGCATGCGCAACAACGTCTGCTCCTGCCCCGAAGGATACACCGGGGGACGCTGCGAGAAGA GCGTGTGCGAGCCCCTGTGTGTGAGCGGAGGGAGGTGTGTCGGCCCCAACGTGTGTGACTGTCCGTCTGGCTGGAGTGGCCAGCGTTGTGAGAAAC CCATGTGTCTGCAGAGGTGTCTGAACGGAGGCGAGTGTGTGGG